In Zalophus californianus isolate mZalCal1 chromosome 17, mZalCal1.pri.v2, whole genome shotgun sequence, one DNA window encodes the following:
- the GMFG gene encoding glia maturation factor gamma isoform X3: protein MKVDKDRQMVVLEEEFQNISPDELKTELPERQPRFVVYSYKYVHEDGRVSYPLCFIFSSPVGCKPEQQMMYAGSKNRLVQTAELTKVFEIRTTDDLTEAWLQEKLSFFR from the exons A TGAAGGTGGACAAAGACCGGCAGATGGTGGTGCTCGAGGAAGAATTTCAG AACATTTCTCCAGACGAACTAAAAACAGAGTTGCCAGAGAGACAGCCCAG GTTCGTGGTTTACAGCTACAAGTACGTGCATGAGGACGGCCGAGTGTCCTACCCTTTGTGCTTCATCTTCTCCAGCCCCGTGG GCTGCAAGCCTGAACAGCAGATGATGTATGCAGGGAGTAAAAACAGACTGGTGCAGACTGCAGAACTCACAAAG GTGTTTGAAATCCGCACCACTGATGATCTCACTGAGGCCTGGCTCCAAGAGAAGTTGTCTTTCTTTCGTTGA
- the GMFG gene encoding glia maturation factor gamma isoform X2, whose translation MSDSLVVCEVDPELKEKLRKFRFRKETDNAAIIMKVDKDRQMVVLEEEFQNISPDELKTELPERQPRFVVYSYKYVHEDGRVSYPLCFIFSSPVGCKPEQQMMYAGSKNRLVQTAELTKVFEIRTTDDLTEAWLQEKLSFFR comes from the exons ATG TCCGATTCCCTGGTGGTGTGCGAGGTGGACCCTGAGCTAAAGGAAAAGCTGAGAAAATTTCGCTTCAGAAAAGAGACGGACAATGCAGCCATAATAA TGAAGGTGGACAAAGACCGGCAGATGGTGGTGCTCGAGGAAGAATTTCAG AACATTTCTCCAGACGAACTAAAAACAGAGTTGCCAGAGAGACAGCCCAG GTTCGTGGTTTACAGCTACAAGTACGTGCATGAGGACGGCCGAGTGTCCTACCCTTTGTGCTTCATCTTCTCCAGCCCCGTGG GCTGCAAGCCTGAACAGCAGATGATGTATGCAGGGAGTAAAAACAGACTGGTGCAGACTGCAGAACTCACAAAG GTGTTTGAAATCCGCACCACTGATGATCTCACTGAGGCCTGGCTCCAAGAGAAGTTGTCTTTCTTTCGTTGA
- the GMFG gene encoding glia maturation factor gamma isoform X1 codes for MSCGQMFAHLREFGLVLRTLGSHGRGFKPGRVMSDSLVVCEVDPELKEKLRKFRFRKETDNAAIIMKVDKDRQMVVLEEEFQNISPDELKTELPERQPRFVVYSYKYVHEDGRVSYPLCFIFSSPVGCKPEQQMMYAGSKNRLVQTAELTKVFEIRTTDDLTEAWLQEKLSFFR; via the exons ATGAGCTGTGGCCAGATGTTTGCTCACTTGAGGGAGTTTGGGCTTGTTTTGAGGACACTAGGGAGCCATGGAAGGGGCTTCAAGCCAGGGAGAGTCATG TCCGATTCCCTGGTGGTGTGCGAGGTGGACCCTGAGCTAAAGGAAAAGCTGAGAAAATTTCGCTTCAGAAAAGAGACGGACAATGCAGCCATAATAA TGAAGGTGGACAAAGACCGGCAGATGGTGGTGCTCGAGGAAGAATTTCAG AACATTTCTCCAGACGAACTAAAAACAGAGTTGCCAGAGAGACAGCCCAG GTTCGTGGTTTACAGCTACAAGTACGTGCATGAGGACGGCCGAGTGTCCTACCCTTTGTGCTTCATCTTCTCCAGCCCCGTGG GCTGCAAGCCTGAACAGCAGATGATGTATGCAGGGAGTAAAAACAGACTGGTGCAGACTGCAGAACTCACAAAG GTGTTTGAAATCCGCACCACTGATGATCTCACTGAGGCCTGGCTCCAAGAGAAGTTGTCTTTCTTTCGTTGA